A genome region from Rattus norvegicus strain BN/NHsdMcwi chromosome 17, GRCr8, whole genome shotgun sequence includes the following:
- the Calml3 gene encoding calmodulin-like protein 3 isoform X1, with protein sequence MANQLTEEQIAEFKEAFSLFDKDGDGCITTQELGTVMRSLGQNPTEAELQDMVNEIDKDGNGTVDFPEFLTMMSRKMKDTDSEEEIREAFRVFDKDGNGFVSAAELRHVMTRLGEKLSDEEVDEMIQAADTDGDGQVNYEEFVHMLVSK encoded by the coding sequence ATGGCCAACCAGCTGACTGAGGAGCAAATCGCCGAGTTCAAGGAGGCTTTCTCTCTGTTTGACAAGGATGGGGATGGCTGCATCACCACCCAAGAACTGGGCACTGTCATGAGGTCCCTGGGTCAGAACCCCACAGAGGCTGAGCTCCAAGACATGGTGAACGAAATCGACAAGGATGGAAACGGCACCGTGGACTTCCCCGAGTTCCTGACCATGATGTCCAGGAAGATGAAAGACACCGACAGCGAGGAGGAGATCCGGGAGGCCTTCCGGGTGTTTGACAAGGACGGCAACGGCTTCGTCAGCGCAGCTGAGCTGAGGCACGTGATGACCAGGCTTGGGGAGAAGCTGAGCGACGAGGAGGTAGATGAAATGATACAGGCGGCGGATACAGACGGCGACGGGCAAGTGAACTATGAGGAATTTGTTCACATGCTAGTGTCCAAGTGA